One region of Indicator indicator isolate 239-I01 chromosome 35, UM_Iind_1.1, whole genome shotgun sequence genomic DNA includes:
- the LOC128978024 gene encoding myosin IC heavy chain-like encodes MTEWATPTGCTRAPQANPNPEQPAAGAGTPAPLHPAVSHKARDTPSLPTPRSPRGASRSARPGGGKGPWRGGRSLPALGGSEARQPPPPPARRLLPPPPPFLAARPGYAACATAASILGSLLPHTHPRRGRGKVTGQAGRSRGRRVRYSLRTPAPSPSGESGPAAPRREAGGDGEPLYKGNGKRRVSPAPPLPPSCPPFFAASVGAPPTFSHTIGPGGVP; translated from the exons ATGACTGAGTGGG CGACCCCCACCGGCTGCACCCGAGCCCCCCAGGCAAACCCCAACCccgagcagccagcagcaggggccGGGACACCGGCTCCTCTCCACCCCGCCGTAAGCCACAAGGCCAGGGACACCCCCTCCCTCCCAACACCCCGCAGCCCCCGGGGGGCCTCCCGCTCGGCTCGGCCcgggggtgggaaaggaccatGGAGGGGCGGGCGGTCCCTGCCCGCCCTGGGGGGGAGCGAAGCTCGgcagccccctcccccgccTGCCCGCcggctgctgccgccgccgccgcctttCCTCGCCGCCCGGCCAGGCTACGCCGCCTGTGCCACCGCCGCCTCCATCTT GGGGTCTCTCCTCCCTCACACACACCCGCGCCGGGGTCGCGGGAAGGTGACCGGGCAGGCGGGAAGGAGCCGAGGGAGGCGGGTGCGCTACAGCCTGCGGACCCCCGCTCCATCCCCGAGTGGCGAGAGCGGCCCCGCGGCCCCTCGCCGAGAAGCGGGTGGCGACGGAGAACCCCTCTATAAGGGGAACGGGAAGCGCCGTGTCAGCCCGGCCCCCCCTTTGCCGCCATCTTGCCCCCCCTTCTTCGCAGCGTCTGTGGGCGCCCCGCCCACCTTCTCCCACACTATTGGCCCAGGCGGGGTTCCTTAG